From one Populus alba chromosome 17, ASM523922v2, whole genome shotgun sequence genomic stretch:
- the LOC118027886 gene encoding putative disease resistance RPP13-like protein 1: MITLSPFRKNPPRLLLSTTLFSHIFPPSPFLQKSTMALELIGGSILSPVIQVLVDRLASRDFPGFFRSYKLDGRLLEKLNETLNTVNGLLDDAEEKQITKPAVKNWLNDVKHAVYEAEDILEEIDYEYLRSKDIDRPDSNWVRDRVPFLNPANRRMKEMGAELQMILEKLERLLKHKGDLRHIEGTGGWRPLSEKTTPLVNESHVYGRDSDKEAIMEHLLTQHNTDGSNLCAVPIVGMGGIGKTTLAQLIYNDERVKQCFELKAWVWASQQFDVARIIKDILEKINASTCRTKEPDESLMEAVKGKKLLLVLDDA; this comes from the exons ATGATCACTCTCTCACCCTTTCGCAAAAATCCACCAAGGCTCCTGCTTTCCACTACTCTTTTCTCTCACATATTCCCACCCTCACCCTTTCTGCAAAAATCCACCATGGCTCTGGAGTTGATCGGCGGATCAATTCTCTCCCCTGTCATTCAGGTTTTGGTCGACAGGTTGGCCTCTCGTGATTTTCCGGGCTTCTTCAGAAGCTACAAACTCGATGGCCGTCTTCTGGAAAAGCTGAATGAAACACTGAATACTGTCAACGGACTACTCGACGATGCGGAGGAGAAGCAGATTACAAAGCCTGCTGTGAAGAACTGGCTTAATGATGTTAAACACGCTGTGTATGAAGCTGAGGACATATTGGAGGAGATTGATTATGAATATCTACGATCCAAGGACATTGATCGACCTGACAGCAATTGG GTAAGGGATCGGGTTCCATTTCTAAATCCAGCTAATAGAAGGATGAAAGAGATGGGAGCAGAGTTACAAATGATCCTTGAGAAGCTTGAACGTTTACTTAAACACAAGGGTGATCTGCGCCACATAGAAGGTACTGGTGGATGGAGACCATTGTCAGAGAAAACAACTCCACTGGTTAATGAATCTCATGTATATGGAAGGGACTCTGATAAGGAAGCCATAATGGAGCACTTGTTGACACAACACAACACCGATGGCTCGAATTTGTGTGCGGTTCCTATTGTGGGTATGGGCGGGATTGGTAAAACCACTCTTGCTCAGCTTATCTACAACGACGAAAGGGTAAAACAGTGCTTCGAGCTCAAGGCCTGGGTCTGGGCTTCTCAACAATTTGATGTTGCCAGGATTATTAAGGATATTCTTGAAAAGATCAACGCAAGTACTTGCCGCACCAAAGAACCAGATGAATCTCTAATGGAGGCAGTAAAAGGGAAGaaacttctacttgttctagatgacGCGTGA
- the LOC140954895 gene encoding uncharacterized protein: MDNHNQELQHGAVVAPISQSSLAAASASIVPMNSSLDIMNKSAIIPLSNTQQVISLRLSNTNFLYWRLQMKPFLLGQGVYSFVDGTSPCPPSHLISTATSLPSVNPSFLLWKQQDNLIMSALLSSLSTEVLHLVVDCKTSQEIWTTLETSLASPSNSRIMQLHGAFQDLRQHDDSASTYLQKAKALFDELAAAGRPISMAEFNLYVFRGLRSDFKDLVTSLSTKADPISYTDLHSHLLTHEFLHKASLHPAVTAPLLPTPSQQPSAFFGQRQFGSSTGRRGRFRGGWRQSNRSYNRGNHGYSLDSNFSTNSYGSGPKFGQQQNRFSSGSGQQFGQQGNRSGGYNRTTKCQLCYDYGHTAQQCSQLATHNLQANANLAFNTAPITAPVTWFPDTGANHHVTPDLASMTSSEPYCGNDNLHVGDGKSSRLTLKTTGHQTQAPLDLIFSDVWGSDLPFSLAGSSAVSPVVPTSSEQNVAVTPVGSPISSPIVSSSQLGPVLSSSSPGSSSISSPGLNLCVDLSQFSLQQATASESATPPPTARTHSMILRPRVSKTANFSVSPASRVVSLPQQEPLSFKDANRYIIWHNAMTEEIKALHGNHTWSLVPLHPSMNVVGSRWVYKIKRHADGRVDRYKARLVARGFTQQEGIDYLETFSPVVKPTTVRLVITIAVTHGWKIHQLDVHNAFLNGILQEEATASYGLHITRDSSLSLHGFTDADWAGSIDDRKSTGGYLVYLGSTPISWKSGKQRTVARSSTEAEYKALADGTAEILWIRSLLSELRLPFSPSTTLWCDNLGATFLSANPVFHARTKHVEVDYHFVRDRVAKKEIQVQFISSQDQLADVLTKPLPLVSFGFFRSKLRVESPPSA, from the exons ATGGACAACCACAACCAGGAACTTCAACACGGTGCTGTTGTTGCACCAATATCTCAATCCTCTTTAGCGGCTGCCTCTGCCAGCATAGTTCCTATGAACTCCTCTCTAGATATCATGAACAAGTCTGCCATCATTCCTCTTTCTAATACGCAGCAGGTAATCTCCTTACGCCTCTCCAATACCAACTTCTTGTATTGGAGGCTGCAGATGAAACCATTTCTCTTGGGCCAAGGTGTATACTCCTTTGTTGATGGCACCTCCCCATGTCCTCCCTCTCATCTTATATCTACTGCCACATCCTTACCATCGGTCAATCCCTCATTTTTATTATGGAAACAACAAGATAACTTAATCATGAGTGCTCTATTATCCTCGCTCTCCACAGAAGTTCTACATCTAGTTGTGGATTGTAAAACTTCTCAAGAAATCTGGACAACGCTGGAAACTTCCCTTGCTTCCCCTTCAAACTCACGGATTATGCAACTCCATGGTGCATTCCAAGATTTACGACAGCATGATGACTCTGCCAGCACTTATTTGCAGAAGGctaaggccttatttgatgaactTGCAGCTGCTGGTAGACCAATCTCCATGGctgaatttaatttgtatgtgTTTCGGGGGTTACGTAGTGATTTTAAGGATCTGGTAACTAGCCTGTCCACTAAGGCTGATCCCATCTCTTATACAGACCTCCatagccatctcctcacacatgaatttcttcataaaGCATCACTTCATCCTGCTGTCACGGCTCCTCTGTTACCAACTCCATCACAGCAGCCATCTGCATTTTTTGGGCAGCGTCAGTTTGGTTCTAGTACTGGAAGAAGGGGCCGGTTTCGTGGGGGTTGGAGACAGAGTAATCGTAGCTACAATCGTGGGAATCATGGCTATAGTTTAGACTCAAACTTCAGCACTAATAGTTATGGTTCAGGTCCGAAATTTGGACAGCAGCAAAACCGGTTTTCATCTGGCTCTGGTCAGCAGTTTGGACAACAAGGAAACCGTTCGGGAGGCTATAATCGAACTACAAAATGTCAGCTGTGTTATGACTATGGACATACTGCCCAGCAGTGCTCTCAATTGGCTACTCATAATCTACAAGCTAATGCCAATTTAGCATTTAATACTGCTCCTATAACTGCTCCTGTTACTTGGTTTCCTGATACAGGTGCAAATCATCATGTGACACCGGACCTTGCGAGTATGACGAGCTCAGAACCTTATTgtggtaatgataatttacaTGTTGGCGATG GAAAATCTTCTCGTTTGACTTTAAAAACTACAGGTCATCAAACTCAAGCTCCTCTTGAtctaatttttagtgatgtttggg GTTCAGATTTGCCGTTCTCTCTTGCTGGCTCATCTGCCGTCTCTCCTGTTGTTCCCACCAGTAGTGAACAAAATGTTGCGGTCACCCCTGTTGGTTCACCTATCAGCTCACCTATTGTTTCCTCTTCTCAGCTTGGCCCTGTATTGAGCTCCTCATCGCCAGGTTCTTCATCTATTTCCTCTCCTGGACTTAATTTATGTGTTGATCTGTCTCAATTCTCCCTTCAGCAAGCTACAGCCAGTGAGTCTGCCACTCCCCCTCCTACTGCCCGCACCCATTCCATGATACTTCGCCCACGTGTATCCAAGACAGCAAATTTTAGTGTCTCCCCTGCCTCTCGGGTAGTTTCTCTACCACAACAGGAACCACTTTCTTTCAAGGATGCCAACCGATACATtatttggcataatgctatgacAGAGGAAATCAAGGCACTTCATGGTAATCACACTTGGTCACTAGTGCCCTTACATCCATCCATGAATGTGGTAGGCAGTAGGTGGGTTTATAAGATTAAGCGGCACGCCGATGGTCGAGTTGACAGATATAAAGCACGATTGGTTGCCCGCGGTTTCACGCAGCAAGAGGGGATTGATTACTTGGAGACATTTAGTCCAGTGGTTAAGCCTACCACGGTTAGACTTGTGATCACGATTGCTGTCACAcatggttggaaaattcatcagttAGATGTCCATAATGCCTTCCTAAACGGCATTCTTCAGGAAGAA GCTACAGCCTCCTATGGTCTTCATATTACTCGAGACTCCTCCTTGTCTCTTCATGGCTTtactgatgctgattgggctggtagtattgacgATCGAAAATCgacaggtggttatcttgtgtaCCTTGGTTCCACTCCTATTTCCTGGAAATCTGgaaagcaacgcactgttgctcgatCCTCTACAGAAGCTGAATACAAAGCCTTAGCTGATGGTACTGCTGAAATCTTATGGATTCGCTCTTTATTGTCAGAACTACGACTTCCATTTTCACCCAGCACTACGTTATGGTGTGATAATTTAGGGGCCACTTTCCTGTCAGCCAATCCAGTGTTTCACGCACGtactaaacatgttgaagttGATTATCACTTCGTTCGTGATCGCGTTgctaagaaagaaattcaggtaCAATTCATTTCTTCTCAGGATCAACTAGCTGATGTTCTTACCAAGCCTCTCCCTCTAGTTTCGTTTGGTTTCTTTCGATCCAAGCTTCGGGTGGAGTCTCCACCTTCAGCTTGA
- the LOC140954896 gene encoding putative disease resistance RPP13-like protein 1 — translation MHDIISDLAEYASGEFCFKLGINESGSVLEGEHSCSFPERTRYLSIPLAAAYGGGLRIFRSIHGVQHLRTLFPLYTLRKVDIEALNDILPNLKRLQMLSLFYLQDVSSQLLNSIGNLKHLRHLDLSSTAIERLPENVCTLYYLQSLLLNGCRHLMELPSNISNLVNLQHLNIEATNLKEMPPKMGKLTKLRILESYIVGKESGSSMKELGKLSHIRKTLSIRNLRDVANAQDALDADLKGKKKIEELGLMWDGNTDDTRHEREVLERLEPSENVKQLFILGYGGTTFPGWLGNSSFLNMVQLTLSGCKNCILLPPLGQLQSLEELYIKGFDDVVAVGPEFYGSDPSMENPFKSLKILKFKGMKKWQEWKTDVAGAFPHLAELFIAGCPELTSAVPRHLPCLLRLSIEECPQLEEGIWMRES, via the exons ATGCATGACATCATAAGTGATTTAGCTGAATACGCGTCAGGAGAATTTTGCTTTAAGCTTGGTATTAATGAATCGGGCTCTGTGTTGGAGGGTGAACATTCATGCTCGTTTCCAGAAAGGACTCGTTATTTATCAATCCCTTTAGCGGCAGCATATGGCGGAGGACTTCGGATATTTCGTAGCATTCATGGAGTCCAACATTTGCGCACCTTGTTTCCACTTTATACTTTAAGGAAAGTTGATATTGAGGCACTGAATGACATCTTGCCAAATCTTAAGCGCTTGCAAATGCTATCTTTATTTTATCTACAAGATGTTTCTTCTCAGTTGCTCAATTCCATTGGCAACTTGAAACATTTGCGGCACTTGGACCTTTCTTCCACCGCAATTGAAAGGTTACCTGAAAATGTGTGCACCTTGTACTATTTGCAAAGTTTATTGTTGAATGGGTGCCGGCATCTCATGGAGTTGCCATCCAACATTTCCAACTTGGTCAACTTACAACATCTTAACATTGAAGCGACAAATTTGAAAGAGATGCCACCAAAAATGGGGAAACTCACAAAGCTTCGAATTTTGGAATCTTACATCGTCGGAAAAGAGAGTGGGTCTAGCATGAAAGAGCTGGGCAAGCTCTCACAtataaggaaaacactttctattCGGAATCTCAGAGATGTTGCAAATGCTCAAGATGCTTTGGATGCCGATTTGAAGGgtaagaagaagattgaggaGTTGGGGTTGATGTGGGATGGCAATACGGATGACACGCGGCACGAGAGAGAAGTACTTGAGAGATTGGAGCCTTCTGAAAATGTGAAACAGCTTTTCATTCTTGGTTACGGGGGTACAACGTTTCCAGGCTGGCTTGGAAACTCTTCTTTCTTAAATATGGTACAGTTGACACTTTCTGGATGTAAGAACTGCATCCTCTTGCCACCATTGGGGCAGCTGCAATCTCTTGAAGAGCTCTATATTAAAGGATTTGATGATGTCGTGGCAGTTGGTCCCGAGTTCTATGGAAGTGACCCTTCGATGGAGAATCCATTTAAATCcctcaaaatattaaagttcAAGGGGATGAAAAAATGGCAGGAATGGAAAACAGATGTAGCTGGTGCTTTCCCTCATCTTGCAGAGCTCTTCATAGCAGGCTGTCCCGAGTTAACAAGTGCCGTGCCTCGTCACCTTCCTTGTTTATTGAGGCTTTCTATTGAAGAATGTCCGCAGCTTGAGGAAGGAATTTGGATGCGT GAAAGTtga